Proteins from one Ramlibacter sp. PS4R-6 genomic window:
- a CDS encoding LysR substrate-binding domain-containing protein, protein MTLTELKYIVAVAREKHFGKAAEACFVSQPTLSVAIKKLEDELEVKLFERSANEVTVTPLGEEIVRQAQSVLEQAASIKEIAKRGKDPLAGPLRLGVIYTIGPYLLPDLVRQAIARTPQMPLMLQENFTVKLLEMLRTGEIDCAVMAEPFPDTGLAIAQLYDEPFMAAVPSNHALAARSTVTAEELKAETMLLLGTGHCFRDHVLEVCPEFARFSSDAEGIRKSFEGSSLETIKHMVAAGMGVTLVPRLSVPKDALDPKPKRRKDDQAFVKYIPFDGDPPTRRVVLAWRRSFTRYEAIAALRNAIYACELPGVKRLS, encoded by the coding sequence ATGACGCTGACCGAGCTCAAATACATCGTGGCGGTCGCGCGGGAAAAGCATTTCGGCAAGGCCGCCGAAGCCTGCTTCGTGTCGCAGCCCACGCTGTCGGTGGCGATCAAGAAGCTCGAGGATGAGCTCGAAGTGAAGCTGTTCGAGCGCAGCGCCAACGAGGTCACGGTGACGCCGCTGGGCGAGGAGATCGTGCGCCAGGCGCAGAGCGTTCTGGAGCAGGCCGCCTCGATCAAGGAGATCGCCAAGCGCGGCAAGGACCCGCTGGCCGGCCCGCTGCGCCTGGGCGTGATCTACACCATCGGCCCCTACCTGCTGCCCGACCTCGTGCGCCAGGCCATCGCGCGCACGCCGCAGATGCCGCTCATGCTGCAGGAGAACTTCACGGTGAAGCTGCTGGAGATGCTGCGCACCGGCGAGATCGACTGCGCCGTCATGGCCGAGCCCTTCCCCGACACCGGCCTGGCCATCGCGCAGCTGTACGACGAGCCCTTCATGGCGGCGGTGCCCAGCAACCACGCGCTGGCCGCGCGCAGCACCGTGACGGCCGAGGAGCTGAAAGCCGAGACCATGCTCCTGTTGGGCACGGGCCACTGCTTCCGCGACCACGTGCTGGAGGTGTGCCCGGAGTTCGCGCGCTTTTCCAGCGACGCCGAGGGCATCCGCAAGAGTTTCGAAGGCTCGTCCCTGGAGACCATCAAGCACATGGTGGCCGCGGGCATGGGCGTCACGCTGGTGCCGCGGCTGTCGGTGCCGAAGGACGCGCTGGACCCCAAGCCCAAGCGCCGCAAGGACGATCAGGCCTTCGTCAAGTACATCCCTTTCGATGGCGACCCGCCCACGCGGCGCGTCGTGCTCGCCTGGCGCCGCAGCTTCACGCGCTACGAGGCGATCGCGGCGCTGCGCAACGCGATCTACGCGTGCGAGCTGCCCGGCGTCAAACGACTGTCCTGA
- a CDS encoding FIST signal transduction protein: MKLFPFGHATHPKWQMAAGLVLAQVRAQMALPDYAASPTLALLYITDHYVDEAQEILDHLSAELPEVTDWAGTVGVGIASSNVEYFDEPALGLMLCDLPSHQYRVFSGVAPLGIGEGMGFEPFTALVHADAHTPDVAELINEMAGRTASGYLFGGLASSRGRAVQFAVSGNGNIRGHGAAGGVFSGGLSGVAFGEGVSLISRVTQGCQPVAPQRVVTGAQSNVITELDGEPALDVLLKDTGISLDEPEEAMAQLRATLVGLTAEGADAIGRTGSFGADVVVRHIIGLDPTRRAVAVAERVSTGMRMAFCQRNPQAARADLVRICAEVREELEPQEMSLAAASALADSATDGAPSTERRIAGAIYVSCAGRGGPHFGGPSAELQIVRRALGDVPLVGFFAGGEIARHHLYGYTGVLTVFR, from the coding sequence GTGAAGCTGTTTCCCTTCGGCCACGCGACGCACCCGAAGTGGCAGATGGCCGCGGGCCTGGTGCTGGCGCAGGTGCGCGCGCAGATGGCGCTGCCCGACTACGCCGCGTCGCCCACGCTGGCCCTTCTCTACATCACCGACCACTACGTCGACGAAGCGCAGGAGATCCTCGACCACCTGAGCGCCGAGCTGCCCGAGGTGACCGACTGGGCCGGCACGGTGGGCGTGGGCATCGCCTCGAGCAACGTCGAGTATTTCGACGAGCCGGCCCTCGGCTTGATGCTCTGCGACCTGCCGTCGCACCAGTACCGCGTGTTCTCCGGCGTCGCGCCGCTGGGCATCGGCGAGGGCATGGGCTTCGAGCCCTTCACGGCGCTCGTGCATGCCGATGCGCACACGCCCGACGTGGCCGAACTGATCAACGAGATGGCGGGGCGCACCGCGTCGGGCTACCTCTTCGGCGGGCTGGCTTCGAGCCGCGGGCGCGCGGTGCAGTTCGCGGTCAGCGGCAACGGCAACATCCGCGGCCACGGCGCGGCGGGCGGCGTGTTCTCCGGCGGCCTGTCGGGCGTGGCTTTCGGCGAGGGCGTGTCGCTCATTTCGCGCGTGACGCAAGGCTGCCAGCCGGTGGCGCCGCAGCGCGTGGTGACGGGCGCGCAGTCGAACGTCATCACCGAGCTGGATGGCGAGCCGGCGCTGGACGTGCTGCTGAAGGACACCGGCATCTCGCTGGACGAGCCCGAGGAGGCCATGGCGCAACTGCGGGCGACGCTGGTGGGGCTCACGGCCGAAGGCGCCGACGCCATCGGCCGCACCGGCAGCTTCGGCGCCGACGTCGTCGTGCGCCACATCATCGGCCTGGACCCGACGCGCCGCGCGGTCGCCGTGGCCGAGCGCGTCAGCACCGGCATGCGCATGGCCTTCTGCCAGCGCAACCCGCAGGCCGCGCGCGCCGACCTCGTGCGCATCTGCGCCGAGGTGCGCGAAGAGCTCGAGCCGCAGGAGATGTCGCTGGCCGCTGCTTCCGCGCTCGCCGATTCCGCCACCGACGGCGCGCCGTCGACCGAGCGGCGCATCGCCGGCGCCATCTACGTCAGCTGCGCCGGGCGCGGCGGCCCGCATTTCGGCGGCCCCAGCGCGGAGCTGCAGATCGTGCGCCGCGCGCTCGGCGACGTGCCGCTGGTCGGCTTCTTCGCCGGCGGCGAGATCGCGCGCCACCACCTGTACGGCTACACGGGGGTGCTCACTGTCTTCCGTTAG
- the tgt gene encoding tRNA guanosine(34) transglycosylase Tgt: MLNFELLKTDGRARRGRLTLNHGVVETPIFMPVGTYGTVKGVTPRSLEEMGAQIILGNTFHLWMRPGLDVVKHFGGLHEFERWDKPILTDSGGFQVWSLGEMRKISEEGVKFASPVNGDRLFLTPEISMQIQTVLDSDIVMQFDECTPYETKGHITTEAEARFSMELSLRWAKRCQGEFEKLGNRNALFGIVQGGMFEHLREESLAQLVEMDFPGYAVGGVSVGEPKEDMLRILAHTPHRLPANKPRYLMGVGTPEDIVEGVTNGVDMFDCVMPTRNARNGHLFTRFGDLKIRNARHRSDERPIDETCTCYACAGGFSRAYLHHLERCGEMLAPMLATVHNLHYYLELVREIREALDSGTFPAFVARFRLDRSRGV; this comes from the coding sequence ATGTTGAACTTCGAACTGCTGAAGACCGACGGCCGCGCGCGCCGCGGCCGCCTCACGCTCAACCACGGCGTGGTCGAGACGCCGATCTTCATGCCCGTGGGCACCTACGGCACGGTCAAGGGCGTCACCCCGCGCTCGCTCGAGGAGATGGGCGCGCAGATCATCCTGGGCAACACCTTCCACCTGTGGATGCGGCCGGGCCTGGACGTCGTGAAGCACTTCGGCGGCTTGCACGAGTTCGAGCGCTGGGACAAGCCGATCCTTACGGACTCGGGCGGCTTCCAGGTGTGGTCGCTGGGCGAGATGCGCAAGATCAGCGAGGAAGGCGTGAAGTTCGCCTCGCCGGTCAACGGGGACCGGCTGTTCCTCACGCCGGAAATCTCGATGCAGATCCAGACCGTGCTGGACAGCGACATCGTCATGCAGTTCGACGAGTGCACGCCCTACGAGACCAAGGGCCACATCACGACCGAGGCAGAAGCGCGCTTCTCGATGGAACTGAGCCTGCGCTGGGCGAAGCGGTGCCAAGGCGAATTCGAAAAGCTCGGCAACCGCAACGCCCTCTTCGGCATCGTGCAGGGCGGCATGTTCGAGCACCTGCGCGAGGAATCCCTGGCTCAGCTCGTCGAGATGGATTTCCCCGGCTACGCGGTCGGTGGCGTGAGCGTCGGCGAGCCGAAGGAAGACATGTTGCGCATCCTCGCGCACACGCCGCATCGCCTGCCGGCGAACAAGCCGCGCTACCTGATGGGTGTGGGGACGCCCGAGGACATCGTCGAAGGCGTCACCAACGGCGTGGACATGTTCGACTGCGTCATGCCCACGCGCAACGCGCGCAACGGCCACCTGTTCACGCGCTTCGGCGACCTGAAGATCCGCAACGCGCGCCACCGCAGCGACGAGCGCCCCATCGACGAGACCTGCACCTGCTACGCCTGCGCTGGCGGCTTCTCACGCGCCTACTTGCACCACCTGGAGCGCTGCGGCGAGATGCTCGCACCCATGCTGGCGACGGTGCACAACCTGCACTACTACCTGGAGCTGGTGCGCGAGATCCGCGAAGCGCTCGATTCCGGGACGTTCCCGGCCTTCGTCGCGAGGTTCAGGCTGGACCGCTCGCGCGGCGTCTGA
- the queA gene encoding tRNA preQ1(34) S-adenosylmethionine ribosyltransferase-isomerase QueA, translating to MRQHTLGDFDFALPPELIAQHPATERSGSRLLDGTGEAFVDRSFRDLPSLLRSDDLMVFNDTQVVKARLFGEKPTGGKLELLVERVTGPREVVAHMKVSKKPPPGTVLAMQGGYTARLEGRWPDDDGALFRFSFSDDPSALMERHGHVPLPPYIEHADTADDVQRYQTVFAKNPGAVAAPTAALHFDEAVLAALDARGVQRASVTLHVGAGTFQPVKTENIAEHRMHSEWYSIPPETIAAIEATRARGGRVLAVGTTTVRTLESWAQTGQAGGDTAIFITPGFAFRVVDLLVTNFHLPKSTLLMLVSAFAGHERIMQLYAHAVQARYRFFSYGDAMLLARSC from the coding sequence ATGCGTCAGCACACCTTGGGCGACTTCGATTTCGCCCTGCCTCCCGAACTCATCGCCCAGCACCCTGCGACCGAACGCAGCGGTTCGCGGCTGCTTGATGGCACCGGTGAAGCATTCGTCGATCGATCGTTCCGCGACCTGCCTTCCCTGCTGCGAAGCGACGACCTGATGGTCTTCAACGACACGCAGGTGGTGAAGGCGCGCCTCTTCGGCGAGAAGCCGACCGGCGGCAAGCTCGAACTGCTGGTCGAGCGTGTCACCGGGCCGCGCGAGGTCGTGGCGCACATGAAGGTGAGCAAGAAACCGCCGCCGGGCACCGTCCTCGCGATGCAGGGCGGCTACACGGCGCGCCTGGAAGGCCGCTGGCCCGATGACGACGGCGCCCTCTTCCGCTTCTCGTTCAGCGACGACCCCTCTGCGCTGATGGAGCGCCACGGCCATGTGCCGTTGCCGCCCTACATCGAACACGCCGACACCGCGGACGACGTGCAGCGTTACCAGACGGTGTTCGCGAAGAACCCGGGCGCCGTGGCCGCGCCAACGGCCGCCCTGCATTTCGACGAAGCGGTGCTGGCGGCGCTGGACGCGCGCGGCGTGCAGCGCGCGAGCGTCACATTGCACGTGGGCGCGGGCACGTTCCAGCCGGTCAAGACCGAGAACATCGCCGAGCACCGCATGCACAGCGAGTGGTACTCGATCCCACCGGAAACGATCGCGGCCATCGAAGCCACGCGTGCACGGGGCGGCCGTGTGCTGGCGGTCGGCACGACCACCGTGCGCACGCTCGAATCGTGGGCGCAGACGGGCCAGGCCGGCGGCGACACCGCGATCTTCATCACGCCGGGCTTCGCGTTCCGCGTCGTCGACCTCCTGGTCACCAATTTCCACCTGCCGAAGTCGACGCTGCTGATGCTGGTGAGCGCTTTCGCAGGCCACGAGCGCATCATGCAGCTCTATGCACACGCCGTGCAGGCGCGTTATCGTTTCTTCAGTTATGGCGACGCGATGCTGCTCGCACGATCATGTTGA
- a CDS encoding helix-turn-helix domain-containing protein — protein MSTTADLVTALKKELKAAQMTYADLAKSLGMAESSVKRMLAKGDMPLSRIDAICRALKMDFAELARRVADAQPLLKELTLEQERAVVADKKLLLVAICILSQWTLEQVTANYRLTEAEGIKALAQLDRIGIIELRPMNRYRLKLAKTFRWRPHGPVMNFFREHVVLDYYKGGFDKPGEGLLLVHGSVSRATAPTFFERIQRLAQDFAQQHQADQRLAEKDREGYTLLLGMRSWEFEAFTRLRR, from the coding sequence ATGAGCACCACCGCCGACCTCGTGACCGCGCTGAAGAAGGAACTGAAGGCGGCGCAAATGACGTATGCCGACCTCGCGAAGTCGCTCGGCATGGCGGAATCGAGCGTCAAGCGCATGCTGGCCAAGGGCGACATGCCGCTGTCGCGCATCGACGCGATCTGCCGCGCGCTGAAGATGGACTTCGCCGAACTCGCGCGCCGGGTGGCCGACGCGCAGCCACTGCTGAAAGAGCTGACGCTGGAGCAGGAGCGCGCCGTCGTCGCCGACAAGAAGCTGCTGCTGGTGGCCATCTGCATCCTGTCGCAGTGGACGCTGGAGCAGGTCACGGCCAACTACCGCCTGACCGAAGCCGAGGGCATCAAGGCGCTGGCGCAGCTCGACCGCATCGGCATCATCGAGCTGCGGCCGATGAACCGCTACCGCCTGAAGCTCGCCAAGACCTTCCGCTGGCGCCCGCACGGCCCCGTGATGAACTTCTTCCGCGAGCACGTGGTGCTTGACTACTACAAGGGTGGCTTCGACAAGCCGGGCGAAGGCCTGCTGCTGGTCCACGGCTCGGTCAGCCGCGCGACGGCCCCGACGTTCTTCGAACGCATCCAGCGCCTGGCGCAGGACTTCGCGCAGCAGCACCAGGCCGACCAGCGCCTGGCCGAGAAGGACCGCGAGGGCTACACGCTCCTGCTGGGGATGCGCAGCTGGGAGTTCGAGGCGTTCACGCGGCTGCGCCGCTGA
- the recG gene encoding ATP-dependent DNA helicase RecG → MPAAAAATGPQKALAKLGLARDIDLALHLPLRYEDETRVTQLRDAREGDTAQIEAVVTACEVVYRPRRQLMVTVDDGTDTCVLRFFSFYPSQQKALAVGTKLRLRGELKGGFLGWQMVHPSFKPAAGDLPTALTPVYPTVAGLPQAYLRKAVQSGVARADLSDTFPPGITEALKPLVWPLREALQFLHHPTPDVSLATLEDRSHPAWQRLKAEELLAQQLSQQESKRERDALRSPALTTRAGGLHEQLLAALPFQLTRAQRRVGEEIASDLAREVPMHRLLQGDVGSGKTVVAALAAAIAIDAGRQCALMAPTEILAEQHFRKLIGWLEPLLAPQGLRVAWLTGSQRKKERTEMLALVASGEAALVVGTHAVIQEHVQFQKLALAVIDEQHRFGVAQRLALRQKMHEEGQEPHMLMMSATPIPRTLAMSYYADLDVSTIDELPPGRTPVVTKLIADSRRDEVVERIRAQVAQGRQVYWVCPLIEESEALDLTNATATHAALSEALPGVMVGLLHSRMPVAEKKAVMQLFVGGQMGVLVSTTVIEVGVDVPNASLMVIEHAERFGLSQLHQLRGRVGRGAAASACILMYSPGESGKVGETARARLKAMMDTADGFEIARRDLEIRGPGEFLGSRQSGAPLLRFADLQTDTALLDWARELAPRMLDEHPELARRHTARWLGGKSEFLKA, encoded by the coding sequence ATGCCCGCTGCCGCCGCCGCGACCGGACCGCAGAAAGCCCTGGCCAAGCTGGGGCTCGCGCGCGACATCGACCTGGCGTTGCACTTGCCATTGCGCTACGAGGACGAAACACGTGTCACCCAGCTGCGCGACGCGCGCGAGGGCGACACAGCGCAGATCGAGGCGGTGGTGACGGCCTGCGAGGTCGTCTACCGTCCGCGCCGGCAGTTGATGGTCACGGTGGACGACGGCACGGACACCTGCGTGCTGCGCTTCTTCTCCTTCTACCCGTCCCAGCAGAAGGCGCTGGCGGTGGGCACGAAGCTGCGCCTGCGCGGCGAGCTCAAGGGCGGGTTCCTCGGCTGGCAGATGGTCCATCCCTCGTTCAAGCCTGCGGCCGGCGACCTGCCGACGGCGCTGACGCCCGTGTACCCGACGGTCGCCGGCCTGCCGCAGGCCTACCTGCGCAAGGCGGTGCAAAGCGGCGTGGCGCGCGCGGACCTGTCGGACACCTTTCCGCCGGGCATCACGGAGGCGCTGAAGCCGCTCGTGTGGCCCCTGCGCGAGGCCTTGCAGTTCCTGCACCACCCCACGCCGGACGTGTCGCTGGCGACCCTGGAAGATCGCAGCCATCCCGCGTGGCAGCGCCTGAAAGCGGAGGAGTTGCTGGCGCAACAGCTGTCGCAGCAGGAAAGCAAGCGCGAACGCGATGCGCTGCGCTCGCCGGCGCTCACCACGCGCGCGGGCGGCCTGCACGAGCAATTGCTGGCGGCCTTGCCGTTCCAGCTCACGCGCGCGCAGCGCCGCGTCGGCGAAGAGATCGCGTCCGACCTCGCGCGCGAGGTGCCGATGCACCGCCTGCTGCAGGGCGATGTCGGCTCGGGTAAGACGGTGGTCGCGGCGCTGGCGGCGGCGATCGCCATCGACGCCGGACGCCAATGCGCGCTGATGGCGCCGACCGAAATCCTCGCCGAGCAGCACTTCCGCAAGTTGATCGGCTGGCTTGAGCCGCTTCTCGCGCCCCAAGGCCTGCGCGTCGCGTGGCTCACCGGCAGCCAGCGCAAGAAGGAACGCACGGAGATGCTCGCCTTGGTGGCCAGCGGCGAGGCGGCGCTCGTGGTCGGCACGCACGCCGTCATCCAGGAGCACGTGCAGTTCCAGAAACTCGCGCTCGCCGTCATCGACGAGCAGCACCGCTTCGGCGTCGCGCAGCGGCTCGCGCTGCGGCAGAAGATGCACGAAGAGGGCCAGGAGCCCCACATGCTCATGATGTCGGCGACACCCATCCCGCGCACGTTGGCCATGAGCTATTACGCCGACCTCGACGTTTCGACCATCGACGAGTTGCCCCCGGGGCGCACGCCGGTGGTCACGAAGTTGATCGCCGACTCGCGCCGCGACGAAGTGGTCGAACGCATCCGCGCGCAGGTCGCGCAGGGGCGGCAGGTCTACTGGGTGTGCCCGCTGATCGAGGAGAGCGAGGCACTGGACCTCACCAATGCCACGGCCACGCACGCGGCGCTGAGCGAAGCCCTCCCCGGCGTGATGGTCGGCCTCCTGCACTCGCGCATGCCGGTCGCGGAGAAGAAAGCCGTGATGCAGTTGTTCGTCGGCGGGCAGATGGGCGTGCTGGTGTCGACCACTGTGATCGAAGTCGGCGTGGACGTTCCCAACGCGTCGCTGATGGTGATCGAACACGCCGAGCGCTTCGGCCTGTCGCAGCTGCACCAGTTGCGCGGCCGCGTCGGGCGCGGCGCCGCGGCCTCGGCCTGCATCCTCATGTACTCCCCGGGCGAGAGTGGCAAGGTCGGCGAGACGGCGCGCGCCCGCCTCAAGGCCATGATGGACACCGCCGATGGCTTCGAGATTGCGCGGCGCGACCTCGAGATCCGCGGCCCCGGCGAGTTCCTCGGATCGCGGCAATCGGGCGCACCCCTGCTGCGGTTCGCGGACCTGCAGACGGACACGGCGCTGCTCGATTGGGCGCGCGAACTCGCGCCGCGCATGCTCGACGAGCACCCCGAATTGGCGCGGCGCCACACGGCGCGCTGGTTGGGTGGAAAATCGGAGTTCCTCAAGGCCTGA
- a CDS encoding DUF535 family protein, giving the protein MWRALRATLHEGKALKRWMAVVVELRSREVVRDVKGEYLRAVRPYVNGNTTFSERVVQLVDHMDWLETAFHPAAFTQVASGDSLVLAELTPPRGHDMMRILLRQAPVNSPEGEMLLTLQLRRSAELQHKPQPIEAAVLAFSRFRIDGTPCLVIGGVRGQRDPVQRVSPVEVSHALQGWKAPVFLVRVAQELARYWNLRLVGLDPTAHRLHDWSYRWSSRYRDAGEKIFASYRALWDHFEARNGPAGWVILPLEADEKLAATALSPEKRARQARRADFWIRTRNGLRAEFRKLLQRPLREPRLDRITQALTPSGNIPLDEFDVPESSSMEDDDFFASRVLETGPGNLDED; this is encoded by the coding sequence GTGTGGCGCGCGCTGCGCGCGACCTTGCACGAGGGCAAGGCGCTCAAGCGCTGGATGGCGGTGGTGGTGGAACTGCGCTCGCGCGAGGTGGTGCGCGACGTCAAGGGCGAGTACCTGCGCGCCGTGCGGCCCTACGTCAACGGCAACACCACGTTCTCCGAGCGCGTGGTGCAGCTGGTGGACCACATGGACTGGCTGGAGACGGCCTTCCATCCGGCCGCGTTCACGCAGGTCGCGTCGGGCGATTCGCTGGTGCTGGCGGAGCTCACGCCGCCGCGCGGCCACGACATGATGCGGATCCTGCTGCGGCAGGCGCCGGTGAACAGTCCCGAAGGCGAGATGCTGCTGACGCTGCAGCTGCGCCGCTCGGCGGAGCTGCAGCACAAGCCGCAGCCGATCGAGGCCGCGGTGCTGGCCTTCAGCCGCTTCCGCATCGACGGTACGCCGTGCCTGGTGATCGGCGGCGTGCGCGGCCAGCGCGACCCGGTGCAGCGCGTGAGCCCGGTGGAAGTGAGCCACGCGCTGCAGGGATGGAAGGCGCCCGTGTTCCTCGTGCGCGTGGCGCAGGAGCTGGCGCGCTACTGGAACCTGCGCCTGGTCGGGCTCGACCCAACGGCGCACCGCCTGCACGACTGGAGCTACCGCTGGAGCAGCCGCTACCGCGACGCAGGCGAGAAGATCTTCGCCAGCTACCGCGCGCTCTGGGATCACTTCGAGGCGCGCAACGGCCCCGCGGGCTGGGTGATCCTGCCGCTGGAAGCCGACGAGAAGCTCGCGGCCACGGCGCTGTCGCCCGAGAAGCGCGCGCGCCAGGCGCGGCGCGCCGATTTCTGGATCCGCACGCGCAACGGCCTGCGCGCGGAGTTCCGCAAGCTGCTGCAGCGGCCCCTGCGCGAGCCGCGCCTGGACCGCATCACGCAGGCGCTCACGCCCTCGGGCAACATCCCGCTGGACGAGTTCGACGTGCCCGAATCGAGCAGCATGGAAGACGACGATTTCTTCGCGTCGCGCGTGCTCGAGACCGGGCCCGGCAACCTCGACGAGGACTGA
- a CDS encoding MFS transporter, with protein MSTVVTSAAQPAPAHEHPNQFALLGQRRFAPFFWTQFFGAANDNLFKFAFTVMVTYQLQLAWMPPSLAGLVIGALFILPFLVFSATAGQLTDKFDKTAMIRFVKNLEIAIMVLAAFGFWGANAPVLLGCVFLMGLHSTLFGPVKYAYLPQVLDERELTGGNGMVEMGTFVAILLGNVAGGLLVATPEVGRHHVAIACLLLALVGRGFAQFVPRAAATDPGLKINWNPVSETWRNLKLAHGNVVVFRSLLGISWMWFFGAVFLSQFPSFAKEVLHGNEQVASLLLVVFSIGIGIGSLLCEVLSRRHVEIGLVPLGAIGMSVFAVDLYFASRGLAPSAELTLAQFLGMAPHWRVMADLALLSLFAGLYSVPMYALIQLRSQPTHRARIIAANNILNALFMIASAVIAGALLKAGFTIPQIFLFTGIANAVVAAYIFLLVPEYLLRFIAWIASRIVYRFKVRGDEAIPTEGAAVLVCNHVSFVDAVLLMAASPRPIYFVMDHRIFQVPVLGWLFRLAKAIPIAPRKEDERAYEAAFDAAAKVLKDGDLLAIFPEGAITRDGQLQAFKGGIMKILERHPVPVIPMALTNLWGSYFSRIEEKGAMVRPFRRGLFNRVGLNVGEPVPPAQVSPELLRARVEHLLAPA; from the coding sequence ATGAGCACGGTCGTCACGAGCGCCGCGCAACCCGCGCCCGCGCACGAACATCCCAACCAGTTCGCGCTCCTCGGCCAGCGCCGCTTCGCGCCCTTCTTCTGGACGCAGTTCTTCGGCGCCGCCAACGACAACCTGTTCAAGTTCGCGTTCACGGTGATGGTGACCTACCAGCTGCAGCTGGCGTGGATGCCGCCGTCGCTCGCCGGCCTCGTGATCGGCGCGCTGTTCATCCTGCCTTTCCTGGTGTTCTCGGCGACCGCGGGACAGCTGACGGACAAGTTCGACAAGACGGCGATGATCCGCTTCGTCAAGAACCTCGAGATCGCGATCATGGTGCTCGCGGCCTTCGGTTTCTGGGGCGCGAACGCGCCGGTCCTGCTCGGGTGCGTGTTCCTCATGGGCCTGCACTCGACGCTGTTCGGCCCGGTGAAGTACGCCTACCTGCCGCAGGTGCTGGACGAGCGCGAGCTCACCGGCGGCAACGGCATGGTGGAGATGGGCACCTTCGTTGCGATCCTGCTGGGGAACGTGGCGGGCGGCCTGCTGGTGGCGACGCCCGAGGTCGGGCGGCACCACGTCGCGATCGCCTGCCTGTTGCTCGCGCTGGTGGGCCGCGGCTTCGCGCAGTTCGTGCCGCGCGCGGCCGCGACCGACCCGGGCCTGAAGATCAACTGGAACCCGGTCAGCGAAACCTGGCGCAACCTGAAGCTCGCGCACGGCAATGTCGTGGTGTTCCGGTCGCTCCTGGGCATCAGCTGGATGTGGTTCTTCGGCGCCGTGTTCCTGTCGCAGTTCCCCTCGTTCGCCAAGGAAGTCCTGCACGGCAACGAACAGGTCGCCTCGCTGCTGCTGGTGGTGTTCTCGATCGGCATCGGCATCGGCTCGCTGCTGTGCGAGGTGCTGTCGCGGCGGCACGTGGAGATCGGCCTGGTGCCGCTGGGCGCCATCGGCATGAGCGTGTTCGCGGTCGACCTGTACTTCGCCTCGCGCGGACTCGCGCCGTCCGCGGAGCTCACGCTCGCGCAGTTCCTCGGCATGGCGCCGCACTGGCGCGTGATGGCCGACCTCGCGCTGCTGTCGCTCTTCGCGGGCCTGTACAGCGTGCCGATGTACGCGCTGATCCAGCTGCGCAGCCAGCCGACGCACCGTGCGCGCATCATCGCGGCCAACAACATCCTCAATGCGCTCTTCATGATCGCCAGCGCGGTGATCGCCGGAGCGCTGCTGAAGGCGGGCTTCACGATCCCGCAGATCTTCCTGTTCACGGGCATCGCCAACGCGGTCGTGGCAGCGTACATCTTCCTGCTGGTGCCCGAGTACCTGCTGCGCTTCATCGCGTGGATCGCTTCGCGCATCGTCTATCGCTTCAAGGTGCGCGGCGACGAGGCCATCCCAACCGAAGGTGCGGCGGTGCTGGTGTGCAACCACGTGAGCTTCGTCGACGCCGTGCTGCTGATGGCCGCGAGCCCGCGCCCGATCTACTTCGTGATGGACCACCGCATCTTCCAGGTGCCGGTGCTGGGCTGGCTCTTCCGGCTGGCCAAGGCGATCCCGATCGCGCCGCGCAAGGAGGACGAACGCGCCTACGAAGCGGCCTTCGACGCCGCCGCGAAGGTGCTGAAGGACGGCGACCTGCTCGCGATCTTCCCGGAGGGCGCGATCACGCGCGACGGCCAGCTGCAGGCGTTCAAGGGCGGCATCATGAAGATCCTGGAGCGCCACCCCGTGCCTGTCATCCCGATGGCGCTGACCAACCTGTGGGGCTCGTACTTCTCGCGCATCGAGGAGAAGGGCGCGATGGTGCGGCCGTTCCGGCGCGGCCTGTTCAACCGCGTGGGCCTGAACGTCGGCGAGCCGGTGCCGCCGGCGCAAGTCTCGCCGGAGCTGCTGCGGGCGCGAGTCGAGCACCTGCTGGCGCCGGCCTGA